The following proteins are encoded in a genomic region of Cryptomeria japonica chromosome 11, Sugi_1.0, whole genome shotgun sequence:
- the LOC131062275 gene encoding cytochrome P450 71AU50-like: MEFLSITWIPLLLVLFIRSLLVGKARKTSKLPPGPTPLPIIGNLHMLSKLPHRDLHTLAQKYGPIMRINLGSLPTIVISSPHMAKQIIKTHDHIFASRPIMGDNNHILSPQKVAFAPYSPYWNFMRKVLVRELFSPKKMKSFASLRAQEALAMTQSILKTAATNANAGTNPSVVDVTREVTFFTNNIICRMSFGKKCNEAELGGNLFKEVLDEAIAVSCGFNYRDYIPLLGRLDLQGLKRRQAELTKIFHVLLERIVGEHLQRRKNGSNLECEDFVDVLLSLSEDGSMEIKITSDHIKNVVFDLLIAGTDTSGATLEWGMSDLLRNPSAIKRAQEELDSVVGQNRMVEESDLPHLQYLQSVVKETLRLYPSAPLLLPHESMERSTIGGYQIPAKTGVLVNAWAIGRDPIIWEEASEFKPERFLRSQIDVKGQDFELIPFGSGRRGCPGIRLALPMIQLVLGQLLHCFNWYLPKGVTPETLDFSDFFGITMPRAVHLLAIPFPRLPLKLYEPQY, translated from the exons ATGGAGTTTCTGAGCATTACATGGATTCCTTTGCTTCTAGTCCTCTTCATTAGAAGTCTGTTAGTTGGAAAAGCAAGAAAAACATCAAAACTCCCGCCTGGTCCAACTCCTTTGCCCATCATCGGCAACCTCCATATGCTCTCCAAACTTCCGCACAGAGATCTGCACACCCTTGCCCAAAAATATGGCCCAATTATGAGAATCAACTTGGGTTCTCTTCCAACAATTGTAATATCATCTCCGCATATGGCGAAACAAATTATCAAAACCCATGATCACATTTTTGCAAGCCGTCCTATAATGGGAGACAATAACCACATTCTAAGCCCTCAGAAAGTTGCATTCGCTCCGTATAGCCCATACTGGAATTTCATGCGCAAAGTCCTCGTCCGGGAGCTCTTTTCCCCCAAGAAAATGAAGTCGTTTGCGTCCCTCAGAGCCCAAGAAGCCCTTGCCATGACACAGTCCATTCTAAAGACTGCGGCTACAAATGCCAATGCCGGTACAAATCCCTCAGTTGTAGATGTAACGAGAGAAGTAACTTTTTTCACAAATAATATAATCTGTAGAATGTCATTTGGGAAGAAATGCAATGAAGCTGAGCTGGGTGGGAATCTGTTTAAGGAAGTTCTGGATGAAGCCATTGCTGTGTCATGTGGTTTCAACTACAGGGATTATATTCCCCTGTTGGGTAGGCTTGATTTGCAAGGACTTAAGCGAAGACAGGCCGAGCTTACTAAGATTTTTCATGTGCTTCTGGAGAGAATTGTGGGCGAGCATTTACAAAGAAGGAAAAATGGTAGCAATTTGGAGTGTGAGGACTTTGTGGATGTCCTGCTTTCCTTGTCTGAAGATGGGTCCATGGAGATCAAAATCACATCAGACCATATCAAGAATGTCGTTTTT GACCTACTGATTGCAGGAACAGATACATCAGGAGCTACATTGGAATGGGGAATGTCAGATCTGCTTAGAAATCCTTCTGCAATAAAGAGAGCTCAAGAAGAACTTGACTCTGTAGTAGGACAGAATCGTATGGTAGAAGAATCTGATCTGCCTCATCTTCAGTATTTGCAATCAGTGGTGAAAGAAACATTGAGGCTTTATCCCTCTGCTCCTCTGCTCCTTCCACATGAATCTATGGAGCGGTCTACGATAGGTGGGTATCAAATACCAGCGAAGACTGGTGTTCTTGTAAATGCATGGGCTATTGGAAGAGACCCCATCATATGGGAAGAAGCGAGTGAGTTCAAACCTGAAAGATTTTTGCGAAGCCAAATTGATGTGAAAGGTCAAGACTTTGAACTCATACCATTTGGTTCTGGTAGGAGAGGATGCCCAGGAATACGATTAGCATTGCCTATGATTCAGCTAGTACTTGGACAGTTATTGCATTGCTTCAATTGGTATCTTCCAAAAGGAGTCACCCCCGAGACACtggatttttcagatttttttggtATTACCATGCCAAGGGCAGTTCATCTTCTTGCAATTCCATTTCCACGCCTTCCATTGAAGCTCTATGAGCCTCAGTACTAA